A genome region from Archaeoglobus fulgidus DSM 4304 includes the following:
- a CDS encoding 4Fe-4S binding protein has protein sequence MEVARDEERGNYLYFSAERCVGCGMCESVCPKSAISVYRNGKDFEVEINENCAVCGTCSDFCQFGALKFYRNGKEGGVYTEILKEELGFKKVDVNPQDCILCSLCMKTCPRDAIKVIRSVDLKKLRRGEISIG, from the coding sequence ATAGAGGTTGCAAGAGATGAAGAGAGGGGGAATTACCTGTATTTCAGCGCAGAGAGATGCGTTGGATGCGGAATGTGCGAGTCAGTTTGCCCCAAGTCAGCCATTAGCGTATATAGAAACGGAAAGGACTTCGAAGTGGAAATCAACGAGAACTGTGCCGTCTGCGGAACCTGCAGCGACTTCTGTCAGTTCGGGGCTCTTAAATTCTACAGAAACGGTAAAGAAGGTGGAGTGTATACAGAAATTTTGAAAGAAGAGTTGGGATTTAAGAAAGTAGATGTAAATCCTCAAGATTGTATTTTATGCTCACTCTGCATGAAAACCTGCCCAAGAGATGCAATCAAGGTTATCAGGTCTGTTGACCTCAAGAAGCTGAGGAGAGGAGAGATAAGCATAGGTTAG
- a CDS encoding DUF362 domain-containing protein, with protein MARKAIVDRRKCAYCGACVAVCPADANELVETFLEIYDDRCTGCGICVKMCPMGALAMVEVD; from the coding sequence ATGGCAAGGAAGGCTATCGTTGACAGAAGAAAATGCGCTTACTGCGGGGCCTGCGTTGCCGTCTGTCCTGCAGATGCAAATGAGCTTGTTGAAACCTTTCTCGAGATTTACGATGACAGGTGCACCGGCTGCGGAATCTGCGTGAAGATGTGTCCGATGGGAGCCTTGGCCATGGTGGAGGTGGACTAA
- a CDS encoding digeranylgeranylglycerophospholipid reductase — protein MYDVVVVGAGPAGSMAAKTAAEQGLKVLLVEKRQEIGTPVRCAEGISRESIEKFFEVDKKWIAAEVTGAKIYAPNKTEIVMSEEMAGNEVGYVLERKIFDRHVARLAAKAGAEVYVKTAMVDFERKDGKVKVKLRRLGEDWEVETKILIGADGVESKIGRKAGIIKTLKLNEVESCAQYLMTGLDIDESYTYFYLGRELAPGGYAWIFPKGNGSANVGIGVLPKMAERTAKEYLDAFIEKEGIEGKIVEFVAGAVPVYGEIETAVADNIMLAGDAAYHADPITGGGIANALSAGYYAGKVAAEAVQKNDFSADFLRRYDELWKNDFGKKLRRNKKLQLKFIDMDDALLNKLAGAIAGKNLREMSVAAIVKELLKAHPKLLWDLKDLF, from the coding sequence ATGTACGACGTTGTGGTTGTTGGAGCCGGGCCAGCGGGAAGCATGGCAGCGAAAACCGCTGCGGAGCAGGGTTTGAAGGTTCTTCTGGTGGAAAAGAGGCAGGAGATTGGCACGCCTGTTAGATGCGCCGAGGGAATTAGCAGGGAGAGCATTGAGAAATTCTTCGAAGTGGACAAGAAGTGGATTGCGGCCGAGGTAACCGGAGCGAAAATCTATGCCCCGAACAAAACCGAAATCGTGATGTCAGAGGAGATGGCTGGCAATGAGGTTGGTTACGTTCTTGAGAGGAAAATTTTCGACCGCCACGTTGCCAGACTTGCCGCAAAGGCTGGGGCGGAGGTTTATGTTAAGACGGCAATGGTCGATTTTGAGAGAAAAGATGGAAAGGTGAAGGTAAAGCTCAGGAGGCTCGGAGAAGACTGGGAAGTTGAGACGAAAATTTTGATCGGAGCTGACGGCGTGGAGAGCAAGATTGGCAGAAAGGCTGGGATAATCAAGACCCTCAAGCTTAATGAGGTAGAGAGCTGTGCTCAGTACCTCATGACCGGTCTCGATATCGATGAGAGCTACACGTACTTCTACCTCGGGAGAGAGCTTGCTCCCGGCGGCTATGCCTGGATTTTCCCCAAGGGAAACGGTTCGGCAAATGTGGGTATAGGAGTTCTGCCGAAAATGGCCGAAAGGACTGCAAAGGAGTACCTTGACGCATTCATCGAGAAAGAGGGTATTGAGGGAAAGATAGTTGAGTTTGTTGCCGGAGCTGTGCCGGTTTACGGAGAAATCGAGACAGCTGTGGCGGACAACATAATGCTCGCTGGAGATGCTGCGTATCATGCGGACCCCATTACGGGAGGTGGGATTGCGAACGCCCTGTCTGCTGGCTACTACGCCGGAAAGGTTGCGGCAGAGGCTGTTCAGAAAAACGATTTCTCGGCAGATTTCCTGAGAAGATATGATGAGCTCTGGAAAAACGACTTCGGTAAAAAGCTGAGAAGAAACAAGAAGCTGCAGCTCAAGTTCATCGACATGGATGATGCGCTCCTCAACAAGCTTGCAGGGGCGATTGCGGGCAAAAATTTAAGGGAGATGAGCGTTGCCGCGATAGTCAAGGAGCTTCTAAAGGCGCATCCGAAGCTCCTCTGGGACCTCAAGGACCTTTTCTAA
- the gyrA gene encoding DNA gyrase subunit A → MELLRDISEELKSSYIDYAMSVIVGRALPDVRDGLKPVQRRILYAMYEMGLFSNRPYRKSARIVGEVLGKYHPHGDSAVYDALVRMAQDFVMRYPLVDGQGNFGSIDGDSPAAMRYTEARLTKIAEEMLADIGKNTVDFMPNFDATLKEPVVLPSKIPNLLINGSSGIAVGMATNMPPHNLAEVCEGIIAYIQNPEISVEELMKYVKGPDFPTGGVIVGVDGIKEAYLTGRGKITVRGKVEVEKNAIIIREVPYMVNKAKLVESIAELAKDRIDEIRTIRDESDREGIRVVIELKSGSNPETVIKKLYAYSNLQTTFGIINLALVDNEPRILNLKELIALFVDHRREIIRRRTTYDLEKAQERLHIVEGLKVVVEDIDNAINLIKSSSSPSEAKGKLIETYSLSEKQADAVLQMRLQKLTAMEIDALLKEYESLKEKIAEYESILASPEKIDAIIADEVREIREKYGDERRTEIIGQVDEISTTDLIEEEENAVLITAEGYAKRMSLEEFRVQSRGGVGVIGASVSPGDEIAVFRICNSTDRLLIFTNTGRAFWINAYEIPKMDRTARGTTLKRLIRLENGEKVVSALGVKDFNGKIAVILSPDGYIKKVPLIEFENAKRAGVKASAGEIQQVELLEGDSIFIATANGNVVRLRETDVPEYGRNAKGVIAVRLRDGDRIAWMSASEGEYLLMLTERGYGKRCDVNEFRFIGRGSMGMIGYRISEKTGKLAFISACNGEEVFIMSEDGYCIRIDSSTIPVQGRYSSGVVVARKGVKRVALKKVRKGP, encoded by the coding sequence ATGGAGCTGCTCAGAGACATCAGCGAGGAGTTGAAAAGCTCGTACATTGACTATGCCATGAGCGTTATTGTTGGCAGGGCATTGCCAGACGTCAGGGACGGCCTTAAACCCGTTCAGCGACGCATTCTCTATGCCATGTACGAAATGGGGCTGTTCAGCAACCGCCCCTACAGGAAGTCAGCGAGAATAGTCGGAGAGGTTCTCGGTAAGTACCATCCTCACGGCGACTCGGCGGTTTACGATGCTCTCGTCAGAATGGCTCAGGACTTCGTCATGCGCTATCCTCTTGTGGATGGACAGGGCAACTTCGGAAGCATAGACGGCGATTCCCCAGCAGCGATGAGGTACACCGAGGCGAGGCTCACCAAGATTGCGGAGGAGATGCTGGCCGACATAGGCAAAAACACCGTTGATTTCATGCCGAACTTTGATGCCACTCTCAAAGAGCCTGTAGTTCTGCCCTCAAAAATCCCAAACCTTCTCATTAATGGATCAAGCGGTATCGCGGTGGGAATGGCCACGAACATGCCGCCCCACAATTTGGCTGAGGTGTGTGAGGGCATTATTGCCTACATCCAGAATCCCGAAATTTCCGTTGAGGAGCTGATGAAATACGTCAAAGGTCCCGACTTTCCGACTGGCGGCGTGATTGTTGGCGTGGATGGGATTAAAGAAGCCTACCTCACCGGCAGGGGAAAGATAACGGTGAGAGGGAAGGTTGAGGTTGAAAAGAACGCAATCATAATCAGAGAGGTTCCCTACATGGTCAACAAGGCCAAGCTGGTGGAAAGCATAGCTGAGCTTGCGAAGGACAGAATAGATGAGATAAGGACGATAAGGGATGAATCGGATAGGGAGGGAATCAGAGTTGTAATCGAGCTCAAATCCGGCTCAAATCCGGAAACGGTGATAAAGAAGCTGTATGCCTACTCAAACCTCCAGACTACATTCGGAATCATAAACCTCGCCCTTGTTGATAACGAGCCGAGAATTCTCAACCTGAAGGAGCTCATAGCACTGTTCGTTGACCACAGAAGGGAGATTATTAGGAGAAGAACGACCTATGACCTCGAAAAGGCACAGGAGAGGCTCCACATTGTTGAGGGTTTGAAGGTTGTTGTTGAAGACATTGACAACGCCATAAACCTGATTAAATCCTCATCTTCACCATCCGAGGCGAAAGGAAAGCTGATTGAGACATACTCCCTCTCCGAAAAGCAGGCGGATGCCGTGCTGCAAATGCGCCTGCAGAAGTTGACGGCAATGGAAATTGACGCTCTCCTTAAAGAGTACGAGAGCTTGAAAGAGAAAATCGCGGAGTACGAGTCAATTCTTGCCAGTCCCGAGAAAATAGATGCCATAATTGCAGACGAGGTTAGGGAAATCAGGGAAAAGTACGGGGATGAGAGAAGAACTGAGATTATCGGCCAGGTGGATGAAATATCAACGACCGACCTCATAGAGGAGGAAGAGAACGCTGTGCTGATTACAGCAGAAGGCTACGCGAAGCGCATGTCTCTGGAAGAGTTCAGGGTGCAGTCCAGAGGTGGAGTTGGCGTTATTGGAGCGAGCGTCTCTCCTGGAGATGAAATAGCCGTCTTTAGAATATGCAACTCAACCGACAGGCTCCTGATTTTCACCAACACCGGCAGGGCATTCTGGATTAACGCCTACGAAATTCCTAAAATGGACAGAACGGCCAGAGGCACCACCTTAAAGAGGTTGATAAGGCTCGAAAACGGTGAGAAGGTTGTATCCGCCTTAGGTGTTAAAGATTTCAACGGCAAGATTGCAGTTATCCTCTCACCTGATGGCTACATTAAGAAGGTCCCGCTGATTGAGTTCGAGAACGCCAAGAGGGCAGGAGTTAAGGCTTCAGCCGGGGAAATCCAGCAGGTCGAGCTTCTTGAGGGGGACAGCATTTTCATCGCCACAGCCAACGGGAATGTTGTGAGGCTGAGAGAGACTGACGTGCCCGAGTATGGAAGAAATGCAAAGGGCGTTATTGCGGTCAGGCTCAGAGATGGGGATAGGATAGCGTGGATGAGCGCTTCTGAAGGAGAGTACTTGCTGATGCTGACAGAAAGAGGATACGGAAAGAGATGCGATGTTAACGAGTTCAGGTTCATCGGCAGAGGCTCTATGGGAATGATTGGTTACAGAATTTCGGAAAAAACCGGTAAATTGGCGTTCATTTCTGCATGCAATGGTGAGGAAGTGTTTATCATGAGTGAGGACGGCTACTGCATAAGAATTGACTCCTCCACAATTCCAGTGCAGGGCAGATACTCCTCAGGAGTCGTGGTTGCGAGAAAGGGTGTGAAGAGAGTTGCATTAAAAAAGGTTAGAAAAGGTCCTTGA
- a CDS encoding TRAP transporter permease — MDHSNVSDRVTNLISAAYALYMIVFALGFFLVVVMLLSNFFGFSVPSYLILTPMQHMGMFLSGIILISFVTHPLRKNGAKWYDWLMGIVGASGGLYIFFVYPELMLRMGITTTIDVVFGLITIIFLLEAGRRTTGAALAVLTMVFILIGLYDAGFDISSLVTRIYLYNVGIFSTPFQVATFMIFIFMFFGALLSEIGVGKFFTDLAFALTGARKGGPAKVAVVASSLLGTMSGSATGNVVTTGTFTIPLMKRAGYKPETAGAIEASASTGGQLMPPVLGSAAFIMPLFLGIRYWDVVVASVIPALLYYFALYIFVDQEASKQKAFGVPREQLPPLRPLLLKLYYLLPLVVLVSVLSSGYSVEHAAVASIMAALFIEWFTRAGIRKLFGVIFTVIIFGLGFTLASSGLDIFSILVVVGAISLFITMGIGLVLKGAREMTSIIVRSLASSFKSVTPVAIACALAGVIAGVLAYTGLALTLSQFLVEISGGNIVILLILVVGITILLGMGMPTPAVYVLCATSVAPALVEMGIPPIAAHFFIFYFGILAPLTPPVAITAYAGAAVAKADFWKTGIEAFRMALIGWFIAFSFISRPEMLILPIESLDLSAISNVVFGVFASVLAALLSGGVISGYLFGHLNAMQRVSFAIALILLLISLFYTEYLILVSALILALLNPVTLKSFRGNK; from the coding sequence ATGGACCACTCAAATGTCAGTGACAGAGTGACGAATCTCATTTCCGCTGCATACGCCCTTTACATGATCGTATTTGCACTTGGTTTTTTCCTCGTTGTTGTTATGCTGTTAAGCAACTTTTTTGGCTTTTCAGTCCCCTCCTATCTGATTCTAACGCCTATGCAGCACATGGGCATGTTTTTGTCTGGGATTATACTAATAAGCTTTGTAACACACCCTCTACGTAAAAATGGGGCAAAATGGTACGACTGGTTGATGGGTATTGTAGGAGCTTCGGGCGGTTTGTACATTTTCTTTGTGTATCCGGAATTAATGCTAAGAATGGGCATTACAACGACAATAGACGTGGTATTTGGGCTAATAACAATTATTTTCCTTCTCGAAGCTGGTAGAAGGACGACTGGTGCTGCCCTTGCCGTATTAACCATGGTTTTCATTCTGATTGGTCTGTATGATGCGGGATTTGATATTTCGTCCTTGGTTACGAGAATATACCTTTACAATGTGGGAATATTCTCAACCCCATTTCAGGTAGCCACATTTATGATTTTCATCTTCATGTTTTTTGGAGCTTTGTTGTCAGAAATTGGTGTGGGCAAATTCTTCACAGATTTGGCATTTGCGTTAACCGGAGCGAGAAAAGGTGGACCTGCAAAGGTTGCAGTTGTTGCCAGCTCACTGCTCGGAACGATGAGCGGCTCTGCAACGGGAAATGTGGTCACCACTGGCACTTTTACAATACCACTGATGAAGAGAGCGGGATATAAACCAGAAACTGCTGGAGCAATAGAGGCCAGCGCCTCTACGGGTGGACAGCTGATGCCCCCGGTCCTTGGGTCGGCGGCCTTCATAATGCCGCTGTTTTTAGGTATCAGATACTGGGATGTTGTGGTAGCTTCCGTAATTCCAGCGCTGCTGTACTACTTTGCCCTTTACATCTTTGTTGACCAGGAAGCATCGAAGCAGAAAGCCTTTGGGGTGCCAAGAGAGCAGCTACCACCGCTGAGACCATTGCTTTTGAAGCTGTACTATCTCCTCCCACTGGTAGTTTTGGTTTCAGTCTTGTCGTCAGGTTACTCAGTAGAACATGCCGCAGTTGCATCGATAATGGCGGCGCTGTTTATTGAATGGTTCACGAGAGCGGGAATTAGAAAATTATTTGGAGTAATCTTTACAGTAATAATATTCGGCCTTGGATTTACGCTTGCCTCCTCAGGACTGGATATTTTCAGCATTCTCGTCGTCGTGGGGGCAATATCACTCTTCATCACAATGGGGATAGGGTTAGTACTCAAAGGAGCAAGAGAGATGACATCAATTATAGTCAGAAGTCTTGCAAGTAGCTTCAAATCAGTTACCCCAGTAGCAATAGCGTGTGCTCTTGCCGGAGTTATTGCGGGAGTTCTTGCGTACACCGGACTCGCATTAACTCTCAGTCAATTTCTTGTCGAAATTTCAGGGGGTAATATTGTAATTTTGCTAATTCTGGTTGTTGGAATAACGATTCTTCTTGGAATGGGGATGCCAACGCCAGCCGTCTACGTGTTGTGTGCAACCTCAGTTGCTCCTGCTCTCGTTGAAATGGGAATTCCACCAATAGCTGCGCACTTTTTCATATTCTATTTCGGAATCCTTGCACCACTAACACCTCCTGTTGCAATAACCGCATATGCTGGTGCGGCGGTCGCAAAGGCGGACTTCTGGAAGACTGGTATCGAAGCTTTCAGAATGGCCTTGATAGGGTGGTTTATCGCCTTTTCTTTCATCTCAAGACCGGAGATGCTGATTCTACCGATTGAATCTCTAGATTTATCTGCTATCTCTAATGTGGTATTTGGAGTGTTTGCATCAGTCTTGGCAGCTCTTTTGTCTGGTGGAGTCATATCAGGCTATCTCTTCGGTCATCTAAATGCTATGCAAAGAGTTTCTTTTGCGATAGCATTGATTTTACTTTTGATTTCCCTATTTTATACAGAGTACTTAATTTTAGTATCAGCACTCATCCTCGCTTTGCTGAACCCGGTAACTCTTAAATCTTTTAGAGGTAATAAATAA